The Edaphobacter sp. 12200R-103 genome contains a region encoding:
- a CDS encoding metalloregulator ArsR/SmtB family transcription factor gives MARKAPFDMQTFFQALGDNTRLRLLNLMGDQEVCVCYFVEILGGPQPKISRHLAYLRNAGIVSARREGKWMHYRIVMPPHIGATQILRQTLDWLKEDKAMQADRVKLDKACCSPAKYALDGAPVPAAVECCEVCL, from the coding sequence ATGGCTAGAAAAGCTCCATTCGATATGCAGACGTTCTTCCAGGCGCTCGGTGACAATACGCGGCTCCGGCTTCTCAACCTGATGGGAGACCAAGAGGTGTGTGTCTGCTACTTCGTGGAGATACTTGGCGGGCCTCAGCCGAAAATTTCACGGCATCTTGCCTACCTGCGGAACGCGGGCATCGTGTCAGCCCGGCGTGAGGGGAAGTGGATGCACTATCGCATCGTGATGCCGCCACATATCGGAGCTACGCAGATTCTCCGTCAGACGTTGGACTGGCTCAAGGAAGACAAAGCCATGCAGGCAGACCGGGTAAAGCTTGATAAAGCATGCTGCTCCCCTGCGAAGTACGCTCTTGACGGTGCGCCTGTACCGGCTGCTGTCGAATGCTGCGAGGTTTGCCTGTGA
- the arsM gene encoding arsenite methyltransferase, with amino-acid sequence MANEILDSVQSKYGAVAESSLSSNDAGVKAVAEAFGYSAEELTSIPAEANMGLSCGNPTATAHLRPGEVVVDLGSGGGLDVFLAAKKVGPEGKAIGIDMTPAMIERARANAEAGGYTNVEFHQATIDAIPLPDASVDCVISNCVLNLAPDKPAVFREIARILKPGGRVAVSDIALKGKLPEAIARSMAAYVGCIGGAIRIDDYTAGLRAAGFEHVEIVDSGKDLNAYAQVEGQSGCCSPAMEGESCCQPPAETSLHEDLSELLKKYDVNEAAASVKVYAIKPKAAASCCGPTCCS; translated from the coding sequence ATGGCAAACGAGATTCTTGATTCGGTCCAATCGAAGTACGGCGCGGTCGCCGAGAGCAGCCTTTCCAGCAATGACGCAGGTGTGAAGGCGGTTGCAGAAGCCTTCGGCTATTCCGCGGAAGAGCTGACATCCATCCCGGCAGAAGCGAACATGGGCCTGTCATGCGGCAATCCGACTGCAACGGCGCACCTTCGCCCGGGTGAAGTTGTGGTCGATCTGGGTTCAGGCGGCGGCCTGGACGTATTTCTCGCCGCGAAGAAGGTGGGGCCGGAGGGGAAGGCCATCGGTATTGACATGACGCCTGCCATGATCGAACGGGCGCGTGCGAATGCAGAGGCCGGGGGATACACGAACGTAGAGTTTCACCAAGCGACTATCGATGCAATACCTCTACCGGATGCCTCGGTCGATTGCGTCATCTCGAATTGCGTACTGAATCTTGCCCCGGATAAGCCTGCAGTCTTTCGCGAAATCGCCCGCATCCTCAAGCCAGGCGGACGCGTCGCAGTGAGTGACATCGCACTCAAGGGTAAGCTGCCGGAGGCCATTGCTCGGAGCATGGCTGCATATGTCGGTTGCATCGGCGGCGCTATCCGCATTGACGATTACACTGCCGGTCTGCGTGCCGCCGGCTTTGAGCATGTGGAGATTGTGGACAGCGGCAAGGACCTGAACGCATACGCTCAAGTAGAAGGGCAATCGGGCTGCTGCTCTCCAGCGATGGAAGGCGAGTCATGCTGCCAGCCGCCTGCAGAAACATCCCTGCATGAAGACCTCTCCGAGCTACTGAAGAAGTACGACGTGAACGAGGCCGCCGCGAGCGTGAAGGTATACGCCATCAAACCGAAGGCCGCCGCGTCCTGCTGCGGTCCTACGTGCTGTTCCTAG